Proteins from a single region of Stigmatella erecta:
- a CDS encoding sigma-54-dependent transcriptional regulator: protein MPGRILIVEDEREMRAMLEKGLTRRGFTPVGLASADEALARSSLEDFDTVLTDLQMPGLNGLELCERIALNRPDIPVVVVTAFGSLETAVGAMRAGAYDFVTKPVDLDALVFVLERAVQHRALREEVRRLRDVLGQEAGTRELLGKSPVMAQAQALIERVAEVDTTVLITGESGTGKEVTARALHTQSRRRDGPFVAINCAAMPEPLLESELFGHAKGAFTGAQTARTGLFLQANGGTLLLDEVGELPLGLQPKLLRAIQERKVRPLGSNTEVEFDARIVAATNRDLELAVQENRFREDLYYRLNVINIELPPLRARGNDVLLLSQRFIEQYATRNARRVVGLSPPAAQRLLAYGWPGNVRELQNCIERAVALTTFEQLTVEDLPERIRNYSAPRVLPEVSDVSELVTLEEVERRYIHRVVEAVGGSRTLAARILGVDRKTLYRKLERREEPPDKP, encoded by the coding sequence ATGCCAGGCCGGATCCTGATCGTCGAGGACGAGCGCGAGATGCGCGCCATGCTGGAAAAAGGGCTCACCCGCCGGGGCTTCACGCCCGTGGGGCTCGCGTCCGCGGACGAGGCCCTGGCGCGCTCCTCCCTGGAGGACTTCGACACGGTCCTCACGGACCTGCAGATGCCGGGGCTCAACGGCCTGGAGCTGTGCGAGCGCATCGCGCTCAACCGGCCGGACATTCCCGTGGTGGTGGTGACGGCCTTCGGCAGCCTGGAGACGGCCGTGGGCGCCATGCGCGCCGGGGCGTACGACTTCGTCACCAAGCCGGTGGACCTGGACGCGCTGGTGTTCGTCCTGGAGCGGGCGGTGCAGCACCGCGCGCTGCGCGAGGAGGTGCGGCGGCTGCGCGACGTGCTCGGCCAGGAGGCAGGCACGCGGGAGCTGCTGGGCAAGAGCCCGGTGATGGCGCAGGCCCAGGCGCTCATCGAGCGCGTGGCCGAGGTGGACACCACCGTGCTCATCACCGGCGAGAGCGGCACGGGCAAGGAGGTCACCGCCCGGGCCCTGCACACCCAGAGCCGCCGCCGGGACGGGCCCTTCGTGGCCATCAACTGCGCGGCCATGCCCGAGCCGTTGCTGGAGAGCGAGCTGTTCGGCCACGCGAAGGGCGCCTTCACCGGCGCCCAGACGGCGCGCACGGGCCTGTTTCTCCAGGCCAACGGCGGCACGCTCCTGCTGGACGAGGTGGGCGAGCTGCCCCTGGGGCTCCAGCCCAAGCTGCTGCGGGCGATCCAGGAGCGCAAGGTGCGCCCCCTGGGCAGCAACACGGAGGTGGAGTTCGACGCGCGCATCGTCGCCGCCACCAACCGGGACCTGGAGCTGGCGGTGCAGGAGAACCGCTTCCGCGAGGACCTGTACTACCGGCTCAACGTCATCAACATCGAGCTGCCCCCGCTGCGCGCCCGGGGCAATGACGTGCTCCTGCTGTCCCAGCGCTTCATCGAGCAGTATGCCACGCGCAACGCCAGGCGCGTGGTGGGGCTGTCCCCGCCCGCCGCCCAGCGGCTGCTGGCCTACGGCTGGCCCGGCAACGTGCGGGAGCTGCAGAACTGCATCGAGCGCGCCGTGGCACTCACCACCTTCGAGCAGCTCACCGTGGAGGACCTGCCCGAGCGCATCCGCAACTACAGCGCCCCCCGGGTGCTGCCCGAGGTGTCGGACGTCTCGGAGCTGGTGACGCTGGAGGAGGTGGAGCGCCGCTACATTCACCGCGTGGTGGAGGCCGTGGGCGGCAGCCGCACCCTGGCCGCGCGCATCCTCGGGGTGGACCGCAAGACGCTCTACCGCAAGCTGGAGCGCCGCGAGGAGCCTCCCGACAAGCCCTGA
- a CDS encoding sensor histidine kinase — MKLARKITLALTLLAIAVMSVLETLEVRRELDRSAIDMRHDHRLLGHTLAGSIARAWQEEGEAEALTLLEQANRFQAQVYLRWVWLDGAQGHVPPALPAPLLGTLRAGQDGSLVDNSEGAGVLRSYTPVFINTHLGAIEISESLGEEHQHVRSTVQNAAIATCAIAGAFLLVAMAMGRRLVGKPVNQLVRLAHRIGEGHLQERVYLSQNDELRTLAVAMNRMAELLLAAREKIAQETTAHLSTLERLRHADRLTTVGKLASGVAHELGTPLNVVLGRSKMISSGEAVGEEVTECAQIISQQAQHMTRIIRQLLDFARRRAPRRAPENIAQLVTHTLTLLRPLASKRSATLVSEVPEALVLEVDSGQLQQVLTNLVMNGIHAMKRPGTLRVRAGPARAASPHEPGAPETEWLRLDVEDEGEGIRPEDLPHIFDPFFTTKDVGEGTGLGLSVSHGLVQDHGGWIAVRSEPGHGSCFSVYLPPGGS; from the coding sequence GTGAAACTCGCACGCAAGATCACCCTCGCCCTCACGCTGCTGGCCATCGCCGTCATGTCGGTGCTGGAGACCCTGGAGGTCCGCCGGGAGCTGGACCGTTCCGCCATCGACATGCGGCACGACCACCGGCTGCTGGGCCACACCCTGGCGGGCTCCATCGCCCGGGCCTGGCAGGAGGAAGGCGAGGCGGAGGCGCTCACGCTGCTGGAGCAGGCCAACCGCTTCCAGGCCCAGGTGTACCTGCGCTGGGTGTGGCTGGATGGGGCCCAGGGCCACGTGCCCCCTGCCCTCCCCGCCCCGCTGCTGGGCACGCTGCGCGCCGGGCAGGATGGCTCGCTGGTGGACAACAGCGAGGGCGCCGGGGTGCTGCGCTCCTACACCCCCGTCTTCATCAACACGCACCTGGGGGCCATTGAAATCTCCGAGTCCCTGGGCGAGGAGCACCAGCATGTGCGCAGCACGGTGCAGAACGCGGCCATCGCCACCTGCGCCATCGCCGGCGCGTTCCTGCTGGTGGCCATGGCGATGGGCCGCCGCCTCGTGGGCAAGCCCGTCAACCAGCTCGTGCGGCTGGCGCACCGCATCGGCGAGGGCCACCTGCAGGAGCGCGTCTACCTGAGCCAGAACGACGAGCTGCGCACGCTCGCCGTGGCGATGAACCGCATGGCGGAGCTGCTCCTGGCGGCCCGGGAGAAGATCGCCCAGGAGACCACCGCGCACCTGTCCACGCTCGAGCGGCTGCGGCACGCGGACCGGCTCACCACCGTGGGCAAGCTGGCCTCGGGCGTGGCGCACGAGCTGGGCACCCCGCTCAACGTGGTGCTCGGCCGCTCGAAGATGATCTCCTCGGGCGAGGCGGTGGGCGAGGAAGTCACCGAGTGCGCGCAGATCATCTCCCAGCAGGCCCAGCACATGACGCGCATCATCCGCCAGCTCCTGGACTTCGCCCGCCGCCGCGCGCCCCGCAGGGCCCCGGAGAACATCGCCCAGCTCGTCACCCACACCCTGACGCTGCTGCGGCCCCTGGCCAGCAAGCGCAGCGCCACCCTGGTCTCCGAGGTGCCCGAGGCCCTGGTCCTGGAGGTGGACAGCGGCCAGCTTCAGCAGGTGCTCACCAACCTGGTGATGAACGGCATCCATGCCATGAAGCGCCCCGGCACCCTGCGCGTGCGCGCCGGGCCCGCCCGCGCGGCCTCCCCCCACGAGCCGGGGGCCCCGGAGACGGAGTGGCTCCGCCTGGACGTGGAGGACGAGGGCGAGGGCATCCGGCCGGAGGACCTGCCCCACATCTTCGATCCGTTCTTCACCACCAAGGACGTGGGCGAGGGCACGGGCCTGGGGCTGTCCGTCTCCCATGGGCTCGTGCAGGACCATGGCGGCTGGATTGCCGTGCGCAGCGAGCCCGGCCATGGCAGTTGCTTCTCCGTGTATCTTCCCCCCGGAGGCTCCTGA
- a CDS encoding carbohydrate binding domain-containing protein yields the protein MVFHRNWGGWLALVLAAGCGDEPQAPQLGANQVTNGSFELKLSGWWSNADAEDGAVEVLPEAADTGGLGLALTKGTGGWGMVVGQDTAPHTAGQTYHVHARIRGKAGGERVSLSFHGQGFEVEAGTQWRTVERLVYLPGDSQDVSVMIANTTDHSTVYVDDVAVAPAEVAQGEADKHRDNLMHNGSFESGLGMWSFWSGSDGQGSTSFDARHSGYAGLVLSLGGKGGGASVKQALAEPVRAGEVYRVEAHVRGALGGETVSLCLQINEEPWEGPCLPFTAASKWVHVSGKVTIEEPLDDQRLGLVLSLFGEGTVQVDDVIVVRVNP from the coding sequence GTGGTGTTTCATCGCAACTGGGGGGGATGGCTGGCGCTGGTCCTGGCCGCCGGCTGTGGAGATGAGCCGCAAGCGCCCCAGCTTGGCGCCAACCAGGTGACGAACGGCTCCTTCGAGCTCAAGCTCAGCGGCTGGTGGTCCAACGCGGATGCCGAGGATGGCGCCGTCGAGGTGCTCCCGGAGGCCGCCGACACGGGGGGCCTGGGCCTGGCGCTCACCAAGGGGACCGGGGGCTGGGGAATGGTCGTGGGCCAGGACACCGCGCCTCATACCGCGGGGCAGACGTATCACGTCCACGCGCGCATCCGGGGCAAGGCGGGCGGCGAGCGCGTCAGCCTCAGCTTTCACGGCCAGGGCTTCGAGGTGGAGGCCGGGACGCAGTGGCGGACAGTGGAGCGGCTCGTGTACCTGCCCGGGGACAGCCAGGACGTGAGCGTCATGATCGCCAACACCACGGACCACTCGACCGTGTACGTGGATGACGTGGCCGTGGCGCCCGCGGAGGTGGCGCAGGGCGAGGCGGACAAGCACCGGGACAACCTGATGCACAACGGCTCCTTCGAGAGCGGGCTGGGGATGTGGAGCTTCTGGTCCGGCTCGGATGGCCAGGGGAGCACCTCGTTCGATGCGCGCCACTCGGGCTATGCGGGCCTCGTGCTGAGCCTGGGGGGCAAGGGGGGCGGTGCCTCCGTGAAACAGGCGCTGGCCGAGCCCGTGCGGGCCGGCGAAGTGTATCGCGTGGAGGCGCACGTGCGGGGGGCCCTGGGGGGCGAGACCGTGTCGCTGTGCCTTCAAATCAACGAGGAGCCGTGGGAGGGGCCCTGTCTGCCCTTCACCGCGGCGTCCAAGTGGGTCCACGTCTCCGGGAAGGTGACCATCGAGGAGCCCCTGGATGATCAGCGCCTGGGGCTCGTGCTGTCGCTGTTCGGGGAGGGCACCGTCCAGGTGGATGACGTGATAGTGGTTCGCGTCAACCCTTGA
- a CDS encoding acyl-CoA thioesterase, whose protein sequence is MSRVLEDLLALLKLEPIEENLFRGPSQDLGFRQLFGGQVLGQSLSAASQTVAPERQVHSLHGYFLRPGDASMPVVYTVDRVRDGGSFTTRRVVAIQKGQPIFTGMASFQGVEPGFSHQVQMPQVPAPEECLTDVEQMRAQAARIPERLRDKFLGPKPIEMRPVPYVDPFSPQPREPRWSVWFRAHGPMPEDPQVHRYLLAYASDFNLLGTAIQAHGMSILNPQLQLASLDHALWFHGDLSMSDWLLYAMDSPWTGNARGLAMGRVFTREGRLVASVSQEGLMRLRAAPPG, encoded by the coding sequence ATGAGCCGTGTTCTGGAGGATTTGCTGGCGCTCCTCAAGCTGGAGCCCATTGAGGAGAACCTGTTTCGCGGGCCCAGCCAGGATCTGGGCTTCCGGCAGCTGTTCGGGGGCCAGGTGCTCGGCCAGTCCCTGTCGGCCGCCAGTCAGACGGTGGCCCCCGAGCGCCAGGTGCACTCGCTCCATGGCTACTTCCTGCGCCCGGGGGATGCCTCCATGCCGGTGGTCTACACGGTGGACCGGGTGCGCGATGGCGGCAGCTTCACCACCCGGCGCGTGGTGGCCATCCAGAAGGGCCAGCCCATCTTCACGGGGATGGCGTCCTTCCAGGGGGTGGAGCCCGGCTTCTCGCACCAGGTGCAGATGCCCCAGGTGCCCGCCCCGGAGGAGTGCCTCACGGACGTGGAGCAGATGCGCGCCCAGGCGGCCCGCATCCCCGAGCGCCTGCGCGACAAGTTCCTGGGCCCCAAGCCCATCGAGATGCGGCCGGTCCCCTATGTGGATCCCTTCTCGCCTCAGCCCCGCGAGCCCCGCTGGTCCGTGTGGTTCCGCGCCCATGGCCCGATGCCGGAGGATCCCCAGGTCCACCGGTACCTGCTGGCCTATGCCTCGGACTTCAACCTGCTGGGCACCGCGATCCAGGCCCACGGCATGAGCATCCTGAACCCGCAGCTCCAGCTGGCCAGCCTGGACCATGCCCTGTGGTTCCATGGGGACCTGAGCATGAGCGACTGGCTGCTGTACGCCATGGACAGCCCCTGGACGGGCAATGCGCGGGGCCTGGCCATGGGCCGCGTCTTCACCCGGGAGGGCCGGCTGGTGGCCTCCGTCTCCCAGGAAGGGCTGATGCGCCTGCGCGCGGCGCCCCCGGGCTGA